Proteins from one Longimicrobium sp. genomic window:
- a CDS encoding TrmJ/YjtD family RNA methyltransferase: MSETEQGEKAGIPLTESARQALEGVVVVLWQTQDYVNIAGTIRAMKNFGLSRLRLVSPALWDPYRIEGIAHDTQDIVARTEIFDTLDEALADCSFVVGMTARERRAKRAVTRPRDLAPELLARGTQATAEGTGPVALLFGREDKGLSNEALDLCHRTCIIPTTEHASLNLAQAVLVMAYELWMQAAGTAIPFKPPRRDAPPPTVELLRVVFEDMERALWAIDFFKTRNSESVMRTLRELVRRADVDAREAGFLRAMAIEVVKYLKRAGAYEERGPGASGETGES, from the coding sequence ATGAGCGAGACGGAGCAGGGGGAGAAGGCGGGAATTCCGCTTACGGAGAGCGCGCGGCAGGCGCTCGAGGGCGTGGTGGTGGTCCTCTGGCAGACGCAGGACTACGTGAACATCGCCGGCACCATCCGCGCGATGAAGAACTTCGGGCTGTCGCGCCTGCGGCTGGTGAGCCCCGCGCTCTGGGACCCGTACCGCATCGAGGGGATCGCGCACGACACGCAGGACATCGTGGCGCGCACCGAGATCTTCGACACGCTGGACGAGGCGCTGGCCGACTGCTCGTTCGTGGTAGGGATGACCGCGCGCGAGCGCCGGGCCAAGCGCGCCGTCACCCGCCCGCGCGACCTGGCGCCCGAGCTGCTGGCCCGTGGCACCCAGGCCACCGCGGAGGGCACCGGTCCCGTCGCTCTCCTCTTCGGGCGCGAGGACAAGGGGCTCAGCAACGAGGCGCTGGACCTGTGCCACCGCACCTGCATCATCCCCACCACCGAGCACGCGTCGCTGAACCTGGCGCAGGCGGTGCTGGTGATGGCGTACGAGCTGTGGATGCAGGCCGCCGGCACCGCCATCCCCTTCAAGCCGCCCCGCCGCGACGCGCCGCCGCCCACGGTGGAGCTGCTGCGGGTGGTGTTCGAGGACATGGAGCGCGCGCTCTGGGCCATCGACTTCTTCAAGACCCGCAACAGCGAGAGCGTGATGCGCACCCTGCGCGAGCTGGTCCGCCGCGCCGACGTGGACGCGCGCGAGGCGGGCTTTCTCCGCGCCATGGCCATCGAGGTGGTGAAGTACCTGAAGCGCGCAGGAGCCTACGAGGAGCGCGGGCCGGGCGCATCGGGCGAAACCGGGGAATCCTGA